From the genome of Varibaculum prostatecancerukia, one region includes:
- a CDS encoding fluoride efflux transporter FluC → MGGIGFALALGASGGVGALCRWGLDVTWLKIEKRHPAGGIALVNVLACLLGGLLVAAVLSGNLEANSRVFTLLATGFLGGFSTFSTFVLDIFSVTERGNWRRAWGALFLVWALSLLAAATGLALGVWLF, encoded by the coding sequence ATGGGCGGAATCGGTTTTGCGCTGGCGTTAGGGGCGAGCGGAGGAGTGGGCGCGCTTTGCCGCTGGGGGTTGGATGTGACCTGGTTAAAGATAGAAAAACGGCATCCTGCCGGGGGAATCGCCTTGGTAAATGTGCTGGCCTGCCTGCTGGGGGGACTGCTAGTTGCCGCCGTACTCAGCGGAAATCTGGAGGCTAATAGTCGTGTATTCACCCTTTTAGCGACCGGTTTTCTCGGTGGATTTTCTACTTTCTCCACTTTCGTTCTCGATATTTTTTCGGTCACCGAACGTGGAAACTGGCGTCGCGCCTGGGGAGCGCTATTTTTGGTGTGGGCACTCTCGCTACTCGCGGCGGCAACAGGACTAGCTTTAGGAGTCTGGCTTTTCTAA
- a CDS encoding DNA polymerase III subunit delta', whose translation MSVWDQIVGQKAAVAVFEAAARAARSLRETGSDDAALARQMAHAWLITGPAGAGRSVAALAFAAALQCEDPQTPGCGQCPECKRVLKGTHPDVKVVTTERLIIKIEEIASLVTLAQQAPAGGKWRVILMEDADRMVERSSNLLLKAIEEPPPRTVWLLCTTQPGDVLPTIRSRCRHLSLVTPSVEEVAQLLIEREGIAPETARQAAALSQSHIGVAKSLARDPAELDRRRKILLAATTTSSVGEAAMLAQQLVEAAKTDASERAAQKDQEELTRLRRSLGYDQEGARLPAALKAQETALKADQKRRATRYLRDSLDRVLLNLLGFYRDVYLLQSGATVPVINVDLEETLGKLAQGSSAARTLARIDAIRTARKRLGANVTPLLTMEAMMMDLRL comes from the coding sequence ATGAGCGTTTGGGATCAGATCGTGGGGCAAAAAGCGGCGGTAGCGGTTTTCGAGGCCGCAGCCCGGGCCGCGCGGAGCCTGCGGGAAACGGGCAGTGATGATGCTGCTTTAGCTCGACAAATGGCGCATGCCTGGTTGATTACCGGCCCTGCCGGGGCAGGACGTTCCGTAGCGGCCCTGGCTTTTGCAGCGGCTTTGCAATGCGAAGATCCGCAAACACCCGGGTGCGGACAATGCCCCGAGTGTAAGCGCGTCCTCAAAGGCACCCATCCGGACGTGAAAGTGGTGACCACCGAACGCCTAATCATCAAGATCGAGGAAATCGCCTCCCTGGTGACTTTGGCGCAGCAGGCGCCTGCCGGGGGAAAATGGCGGGTGATTTTGATGGAGGACGCCGATCGGATGGTGGAACGCAGCTCGAATCTGCTGCTGAAAGCGATCGAAGAACCACCCCCGCGCACCGTGTGGCTACTTTGTACCACCCAACCCGGCGACGTGTTACCTACTATTCGTTCTAGGTGTCGCCACCTCAGCTTAGTTACTCCCAGTGTGGAGGAAGTGGCGCAGTTACTGATTGAACGGGAGGGGATCGCTCCCGAAACTGCTCGCCAGGCGGCTGCTCTGTCCCAATCCCATATTGGGGTGGCGAAATCTTTAGCTCGCGATCCGGCGGAACTGGACCGCCGCCGCAAGATCTTACTTGCTGCCACTACTACCTCCAGTGTGGGTGAGGCCGCGATGCTGGCGCAACAACTGGTGGAGGCGGCGAAAACCGATGCTAGCGAACGGGCGGCACAAAAGGATCAAGAGGAGCTGACAAGGCTGCGACGCTCTCTGGGATATGACCAGGAAGGAGCCCGATTACCGGCAGCTTTAAAAGCCCAGGAAACTGCCTTAAAAGCAGATCAAAAACGGCGCGCTACTCGCTATCTGCGCGACAGTCTTGACCGGGTGCTACTCAATCTTTTGGGTTTTTATCGCGATGTTTATCTTTTGCAATCGGGCGCTACGGTTCCGGTAATTAACGTTGATTTAGAGGAAACCCTGGGCAAGTTGGCGCAAGGATCTTCTGCTGCCCGCACATTGGCGCGCATCGATGCGATTCGGACAGCCAGGAAGCGCCTGGGAGCAAACGTGACCCCGTTGCTTACTATGGAAGCAATGATGATGGATTTGAGGCTCTAA
- the dhaM gene encoding dihydroxyacetone kinase phosphoryl donor subunit DhaM, whose product MISLVLVSHSFALATAAKELAMQMVSTKTTPKVLVAAGIRDGDKLDLGTDTQQISAAIEAADNPEGVLILVDLGSALLSSQMALELVDPDLAERCLISSAPLVEGLVAALVSAAGGASLREVAAQARAALAEKIDQLSAQEESSLEGEAGSIPFSAPAGSGINPFSDPDAAILVLKIIDPHGMHARPAAAIAEAIGDKGAVYARKGGAFRTVNAASLTQVSALGVGEGENLELCTTDPHAQQIFAVIRQGLLALDPPAIADPSWGKKENAVNGISLRLSTKASAPRNPARNGDQIAIGYAMLLGGQDDAEFYQVSPNEGEAVKNARKAVKAYLSSLGSDSIIKMQIGLVDDPELRAEIAEDIAGGANAFVAVDKAYGAAANRMRKLDDPYLAQRAADFNAVSRLLKKALIGQELDNLDELIKRHSTPAVLVVDELDAPLAASLPPEIEGVVTRSGGATGHGAIVAASRGIPVYAGLKWGVHDGDTIIFDPRTKHLEVNPKARVFAHWMELARERVAIASKALDLLEEPAVTSAGRQVPVLVNVSIAPGTVKGAEGCGLLRTETLFAGYQVAPSRKQQAKVYTGLARKLGQTTIRLWDIGADKPLPFAKQPPEPNPSLGVRGVRLLRKFPHLVREQLGAVIDANQTLEAAGLGKPLRVMIPMVNHVRQVDWVRSLLEEITVDTFGIEWDARPTEIPLQLGIMLETPSAALRMAEFVSAVDFVTVGTNDLCQYVAAADRGNSQVAELADEVRETVVEMIREVVRIAHGAEKPIEVCVCGDMASDPAWAGKLVQAGVDSLSVRAGMIAMIKQTIRQL is encoded by the coding sequence ATGATTTCCTTGGTTTTGGTGTCTCATTCTTTTGCGCTAGCTACTGCCGCCAAAGAGTTGGCGATGCAGATGGTCAGCACCAAAACTACCCCTAAAGTACTGGTGGCAGCCGGTATCCGCGACGGCGACAAACTGGATCTGGGAACTGATACCCAGCAAATCAGCGCAGCTATTGAAGCAGCCGACAACCCCGAGGGTGTGCTGATTTTGGTTGATCTAGGTTCTGCGTTACTCAGTTCGCAGATGGCATTAGAGCTGGTAGATCCTGACCTCGCTGAACGCTGCCTAATCTCCTCTGCCCCGCTGGTGGAAGGACTGGTGGCAGCCCTGGTGAGCGCAGCTGGGGGCGCCAGCCTTAGGGAGGTTGCCGCCCAAGCTAGGGCAGCTTTAGCGGAAAAAATTGACCAGCTTAGCGCCCAGGAGGAATCCAGCTTGGAGGGCGAGGCAGGATCTATACCATTTTCTGCCCCTGCCGGTTCGGGGATAAATCCTTTTTCCGACCCGGATGCCGCCATCCTCGTCCTAAAAATTATTGATCCCCACGGAATGCATGCCCGCCCCGCTGCCGCCATCGCCGAAGCCATTGGGGATAAAGGCGCAGTTTATGCGCGCAAAGGTGGAGCTTTCCGCACAGTTAACGCCGCCTCACTCACCCAGGTAAGTGCCCTAGGGGTCGGCGAGGGCGAAAACCTGGAACTGTGCACCACAGATCCACATGCCCAGCAGATTTTTGCCGTTATTCGTCAGGGGCTATTAGCACTCGACCCGCCCGCGATTGCCGACCCCTCCTGGGGGAAGAAAGAAAATGCAGTTAACGGTATTTCTCTGCGACTGTCTACGAAAGCTTCTGCCCCGCGGAATCCCGCTCGCAACGGTGACCAGATTGCTATCGGATACGCGATGCTACTAGGCGGGCAAGATGACGCCGAGTTTTATCAAGTGAGCCCCAATGAGGGCGAGGCGGTAAAAAATGCGCGGAAGGCGGTTAAAGCCTATCTATCTTCCCTGGGATCAGATTCGATTATAAAAATGCAGATTGGACTGGTAGATGACCCCGAATTGCGGGCAGAGATTGCCGAGGATATCGCGGGCGGCGCCAACGCCTTCGTTGCGGTAGATAAAGCCTACGGGGCGGCAGCTAATAGGATGCGTAAACTCGATGATCCCTACCTAGCGCAGCGGGCTGCCGACTTCAATGCAGTATCGCGGCTACTGAAGAAAGCGTTAATCGGGCAGGAACTTGATAATCTCGATGAGTTGATTAAGAGACATTCCACCCCGGCGGTGCTGGTGGTTGACGAACTAGATGCACCCTTGGCGGCCAGTTTGCCTCCGGAGATTGAGGGGGTAGTTACCCGCAGCGGGGGCGCTACCGGTCACGGTGCTATAGTGGCGGCCTCGCGAGGGATTCCAGTGTATGCCGGTCTGAAATGGGGAGTTCACGATGGGGACACCATTATTTTTGACCCGCGCACTAAACATTTGGAAGTTAACCCCAAGGCCAGGGTGTTTGCCCACTGGATGGAGCTAGCTCGCGAGCGGGTCGCCATCGCCAGCAAAGCCTTAGATTTGCTGGAGGAGCCCGCAGTTACTTCTGCAGGCAGACAGGTTCCGGTATTGGTTAACGTGTCGATCGCTCCCGGGACAGTTAAAGGTGCCGAAGGGTGCGGCCTGTTACGCACCGAAACCTTATTTGCCGGTTACCAGGTGGCGCCTTCCCGAAAGCAACAAGCGAAAGTGTACACCGGGCTTGCCCGCAAACTAGGGCAAACCACTATTCGGCTTTGGGATATCGGGGCAGATAAGCCGCTACCATTCGCGAAGCAACCACCGGAACCGAACCCGTCCCTGGGGGTGCGCGGGGTACGTTTACTTCGCAAGTTTCCGCACTTGGTTCGCGAACAGTTGGGGGCGGTTATTGACGCCAACCAAACCTTAGAGGCCGCCGGGCTGGGTAAACCCCTGCGAGTGATGATTCCTATGGTTAATCATGTGCGGCAAGTGGACTGGGTACGCTCCCTGTTAGAGGAAATCACCGTCGATACTTTCGGTATTGAATGGGACGCCCGCCCAACCGAAATCCCTCTACAACTGGGGATAATGTTGGAAACCCCTTCTGCCGCCCTCCGGATGGCAGAGTTCGTCTCGGCAGTGGACTTTGTAACGGTGGGCACTAATGATCTTTGCCAATATGTTGCGGCCGCCGATCGTGGAAATTCGCAGGTAGCAGAGCTGGCCGATGAGGTGCGGGAAACCGTGGTAGAGATGATTCGCGAGGTAGTACGGATAGCGCATGGCGCTGAGAAGCCGATTGAGGTGTGCGTGTGTGGAGATATGGCTTCTGACCCGGCGTGGGCAGGCAAACTGGTACAGGCGGGAGTAGATTCGCTTTCAGTGCGCGCCGGCATGATTGCGATGATAAAACAAACTATTCGCCAGCTCTAA
- a CDS encoding heavy metal translocating P-type ATPase: protein MESSSENTDNLELRIGGMSCAACAAHIEKALNKMPGVSAAVNYATEKATISQSGDFGVKDFIKTVEKAGYSAFTGEDLGNEDGQENPRTSAEELTALRRRLIICAILAAPVIVLAMIPPLQFPYWQWLSLALTIPVVLWGAYPFHRAAFANARRATTTMDTLISLGTLAAFIWSLYALFLGEAGRVGMTHDFQLLARPGEAAGHIYLEVCSGVTLFILGGRYFEKRAKVRAGDALRALAEMGVKEVTALRAGQEIQIPIQELGEGEEFIALPGEKIATDGVVVSGVSAVDNSLLTGESVPVEVGVGDPVTGATINTYGRLVVRATRVGSQTQLAQITRLVEQAQAGKAPIQRLADRISAVFVPVVIAISVLTLLIWLIVGTPVTAFTCAVAVLIIACPCALGLATPTALLVGTGRGASLGILIKGAEILESTRQVDTVILDKTGTVTSGNMELVSIFPPDNVGVLKVAATLEGGSEHPIAGAITRAAASKGIVLASTQVPPDFQSYPGGGVRGTVDGQLVLAGNRKFISEEGAVISPALEEVVTENTERGETMVLVALDGQVEGVIGIADQVKETSPQAITLFKELGITPVLLTGDTENVARQVGQQVGITEVIAEVKPKDKVVAVFRKQGRGATVAMIGDGVNDAAALAQADLGIAMGSGTDVAIQAADITLMRPDLLAAVDAIRLSRRTLKIIKGNLFWAFAYNIAAIPLAALGLLNPMLAGAAMACSSAFVVGNSLRLRSFEPVKALS from the coding sequence GTGGAAAGTAGCAGCGAGAATACCGATAACTTGGAACTAAGAATCGGGGGGATGAGCTGCGCGGCGTGTGCGGCACATATCGAAAAAGCCCTCAACAAAATGCCGGGAGTCAGTGCCGCCGTTAACTATGCGACTGAGAAAGCCACGATTTCCCAAAGCGGTGATTTTGGCGTAAAAGATTTTATAAAAACCGTGGAAAAAGCGGGTTATAGCGCGTTTACGGGGGAAGATTTAGGAAACGAGGACGGGCAAGAAAACCCGAGGACCAGCGCGGAGGAACTAACGGCGCTACGCCGTCGCCTGATTATTTGCGCGATTTTGGCGGCACCCGTGATTGTGTTGGCGATGATTCCGCCCCTACAGTTCCCCTATTGGCAATGGTTGTCCCTGGCGCTGACGATTCCGGTGGTGCTGTGGGGTGCTTACCCCTTCCATCGCGCGGCCTTTGCGAATGCGCGGCGCGCCACCACCACTATGGACACCCTGATTTCGCTAGGTACTCTCGCTGCCTTTATTTGGTCGCTTTACGCTCTTTTCTTAGGAGAGGCCGGCCGGGTAGGCATGACCCATGATTTTCAGTTACTCGCGCGCCCCGGGGAGGCTGCCGGCCACATCTACCTGGAAGTTTGTTCCGGGGTAACTCTTTTTATCCTGGGTGGACGTTATTTTGAGAAACGCGCCAAGGTGCGTGCCGGGGACGCTCTACGCGCCCTCGCTGAAATGGGGGTGAAAGAGGTTACCGCGCTGCGAGCAGGTCAAGAGATACAGATTCCGATCCAAGAGTTGGGCGAGGGCGAAGAATTTATCGCCTTGCCGGGCGAAAAAATCGCTACCGATGGAGTCGTGGTTTCCGGGGTCAGCGCAGTAGATAACTCCTTGCTAACTGGGGAATCAGTGCCAGTAGAGGTGGGGGTAGGAGACCCGGTTACCGGAGCGACTATCAACACCTATGGCCGCCTGGTAGTTCGCGCCACCCGGGTGGGTTCTCAGACGCAACTGGCTCAGATTACCCGACTAGTAGAACAGGCGCAGGCCGGCAAAGCTCCGATTCAGCGTCTGGCTGATCGGATTTCCGCAGTTTTCGTACCGGTAGTGATCGCGATATCTGTGCTTACTTTACTTATCTGGTTAATAGTTGGCACCCCGGTTACTGCCTTTACCTGCGCGGTTGCAGTACTGATTATTGCTTGCCCTTGCGCCCTGGGGCTCGCTACTCCCACTGCCCTGCTGGTGGGAACCGGTCGGGGAGCCAGCCTGGGAATCTTGATTAAGGGCGCGGAGATTCTGGAGTCTACCCGGCAAGTAGACACGGTGATCCTCGATAAAACCGGCACCGTTACCAGCGGAAACATGGAACTGGTCAGTATTTTTCCCCCAGATAATGTTGGGGTGCTAAAAGTGGCTGCCACCTTGGAGGGCGGCAGCGAACATCCCATTGCCGGGGCAATCACCCGGGCAGCTGCCTCTAAAGGAATCGTGCTCGCCAGCACTCAGGTGCCACCAGATTTTCAAAGCTATCCGGGTGGCGGGGTGCGCGGCACCGTTGATGGGCAGCTAGTACTGGCCGGGAACCGTAAGTTTATTAGCGAGGAGGGCGCCGTAATTTCCCCCGCGCTCGAGGAAGTGGTTACTGAAAATACTGAACGCGGCGAAACTATGGTGCTGGTGGCCTTGGATGGCCAGGTGGAAGGAGTTATCGGGATTGCCGACCAGGTTAAAGAAACCAGCCCCCAGGCAATCACCCTCTTCAAAGAGCTAGGGATAACCCCGGTGCTGCTCACGGGGGACACAGAAAATGTGGCTCGGCAAGTCGGACAGCAAGTGGGGATTACAGAAGTAATCGCGGAGGTAAAACCCAAAGATAAAGTGGTAGCAGTCTTCCGCAAACAAGGGCGGGGCGCTACCGTGGCGATGATTGGCGATGGGGTGAACGATGCGGCAGCTCTCGCCCAGGCAGATTTAGGAATCGCGATGGGCAGCGGAACCGATGTGGCGATTCAAGCTGCCGATATTACTTTGATGCGCCCAGATTTACTGGCCGCGGTAGATGCGATTCGACTTTCGCGGCGCACCCTAAAAATCATTAAAGGTAACCTGTTTTGGGCGTTTGCCTATAACATCGCAGCAATTCCCCTGGCCGCTTTGGGGTTACTTAACCCGATGCTTGCCGGAGCCGCGATGGCTTGTTCTTCGGCGTTTGTAGTTGGAAACAGCCTGCGGCTGCGTTCTTTTGAACCCGTAAAAGCCCTTAGCTAA
- a CDS encoding fluoride efflux transporter FluC, translating into MSRENPGARHPAALLIADGVAIFVGGMAGTLARWGLDTWTLAISNNYFTWSALTFGVILANLVGAFLLGYFKTRANRKGTRLHRLGTRVKLGITTGFLGAFTTFSAFGIAAISGGKTPLTSDFWALNGKFYVAAALALILLVVGVVFAGLGYRLATRDTPGGRAKSGRGQAR; encoded by the coding sequence ATGAGCAGGGAAAATCCAGGGGCGAGGCACCCGGCAGCTCTGCTTATAGCCGATGGCGTCGCCATTTTTGTCGGGGGCATGGCGGGAACTTTGGCGCGCTGGGGTTTAGACACCTGGACGCTGGCGATTTCTAATAACTATTTCACCTGGTCGGCGCTAACTTTCGGGGTAATCCTAGCGAACCTGGTGGGGGCATTCTTGCTGGGGTATTTCAAAACCCGTGCTAATCGTAAAGGAACCCGTCTCCACCGCCTGGGCACGCGAGTAAAACTGGGAATCACTACCGGGTTTTTAGGTGCCTTCACTACTTTTTCGGCTTTTGGAATCGCTGCTATTAGCGGGGGAAAAACCCCGTTGACCAGTGATTTTTGGGCATTAAACGGAAAGTTCTACGTCGCGGCTGCTTTGGCTTTAATCCTGCTGGTAGTGGGAGTAGTCTTCGCGGGGCTGGGGTATCGCCTAGCAACTAGGGACACCCCGGGAGGGCGTGCTAAAAGCGGGCGCGGGCAGGCAAGATGA
- the betT gene encoding choline BCCT transporter BetT → MSESLGETPTKQAAVIPDDIQESAKVNFPVFLGSSIGILAIALWALVSPTSAADVLGVAVAAISKWFGWFYIVLAAIILVFVFFLGFSRYGETRLGPPNSRPEFSTFTWASMLFAAGIGTDILFFSVAGPVSQYMQPPVGKGETIQAAREATVWTLFHYGITGWGMYALMGMALGYFAYRRKKPLSVRSALHPIFGEKLDGPLGHTIDGAAILGTIFGVATTLGIGVVQLNVGLQILFGIDQGIPAQVGLVILAVAMATASATTGIHKGIRFLSQLNVVLALFLAGSVFITGRTDFLLNAIVMNIGDFVWSFPRRALETFAYSDVSAWMSAWTLFFWAWWVAWASFVGMFLARISRGRTLREFVVGTMLIPFSYVLMWVAIFGNAAIDLIRSGDKAFADATLKAPEMGFYLLLQQCPAAVFIMGLATFVGLLFYVTSADSGALIMANLSSFLPTVRSDAPGWLRIFWAAVTGLLTIGMLVVGGIPALQNATIIMGLPFSLVMILVMIGLARALKQDRRARQLRAHSARNILAGTGSIAGRLEANWRDRITRTFGQVTPLEAHAYLDKVAEPALRDFAAELNKQGIPAEVVRSDDDPLEQIDTQTRIYDRLKLTAFTGRDQFVYRILAVDTANTIFAGSAPSTPRSTRLEVHLPDNDQDYDVMGYSRSAIIHDAFDHFDRYQDYWRINDV, encoded by the coding sequence ATGAGCGAATCTTTAGGCGAAACCCCAACTAAACAGGCAGCGGTAATACCGGACGATATCCAGGAAAGCGCGAAAGTAAACTTCCCGGTTTTCCTAGGATCATCAATCGGTATCTTAGCCATCGCGCTTTGGGCGCTGGTATCTCCCACTAGCGCCGCCGATGTGCTGGGGGTGGCGGTCGCGGCCATCTCTAAATGGTTCGGTTGGTTCTACATCGTGCTAGCCGCCATCATTCTAGTTTTCGTGTTTTTCCTGGGGTTCTCTCGCTACGGGGAAACCCGCCTGGGACCGCCTAACTCTCGTCCCGAGTTTTCCACTTTCACCTGGGCGTCGATGCTATTTGCCGCCGGTATCGGCACCGATATCCTATTTTTCTCGGTAGCCGGCCCGGTTAGCCAATATATGCAGCCTCCCGTGGGGAAAGGGGAGACTATCCAGGCCGCCAGGGAAGCCACGGTCTGGACACTTTTCCACTACGGCATCACCGGATGGGGAATGTATGCCCTAATGGGGATGGCGTTGGGATATTTCGCCTATCGCCGTAAGAAACCGCTCTCGGTACGCTCCGCCCTCCACCCGATTTTCGGTGAAAAACTTGACGGTCCGCTGGGGCATACCATTGATGGAGCCGCCATCCTGGGTACCATCTTTGGGGTGGCGACCACCCTAGGAATCGGGGTGGTGCAACTCAATGTTGGTTTGCAAATCCTCTTCGGAATCGACCAAGGAATCCCTGCACAGGTAGGGCTGGTGATCCTAGCGGTAGCCATGGCTACCGCCTCGGCCACTACCGGAATCCATAAAGGAATCCGTTTTCTCAGCCAACTCAACGTAGTACTAGCATTATTCCTGGCAGGCTCGGTTTTCATCACCGGCAGAACAGATTTTCTGCTCAACGCCATCGTGATGAACATCGGGGATTTTGTCTGGTCGTTCCCGCGTCGCGCCCTCGAAACTTTTGCTTATTCTGACGTAAGCGCCTGGATGTCGGCTTGGACGCTGTTCTTCTGGGCGTGGTGGGTAGCTTGGGCATCCTTTGTGGGAATGTTCCTGGCGCGGATTTCCAGAGGGCGCACCCTGCGGGAATTCGTAGTCGGAACCATGCTGATTCCCTTCTCCTACGTCCTTATGTGGGTAGCTATTTTCGGTAACGCCGCCATTGACCTGATTCGTAGCGGAGATAAAGCCTTTGCTGATGCCACCCTAAAAGCTCCGGAAATGGGCTTTTACTTGCTGTTGCAGCAGTGTCCGGCAGCGGTTTTCATTATGGGTTTAGCCACTTTCGTGGGGTTGCTTTTTTATGTAACCTCCGCGGACTCGGGTGCCCTCATCATGGCGAACCTGTCCTCATTCTTACCGACAGTGCGCTCCGATGCCCCCGGCTGGCTACGAATTTTTTGGGCGGCGGTAACCGGGCTGTTAACTATCGGAATGCTGGTGGTAGGGGGTATCCCGGCGCTACAAAACGCCACTATCATCATGGGATTGCCGTTCTCACTGGTGATGATCCTAGTGATGATTGGACTGGCCAGAGCCCTAAAACAGGATCGGCGTGCCCGGCAGTTGCGGGCCCACTCTGCCCGCAATATTTTGGCGGGAACTGGTTCTATCGCCGGCCGGTTAGAGGCTAATTGGCGTGACCGAATCACACGAACTTTCGGGCAGGTAACCCCCCTAGAAGCCCATGCCTACCTGGATAAAGTGGCAGAGCCGGCTCTGCGTGACTTTGCCGCAGAACTTAACAAACAGGGGATTCCCGCTGAGGTTGTTCGCTCAGATGATGATCCTCTCGAACAAATCGACACCCAAACCCGTATCTATGATCGTCTAAAACTTACGGCATTTACCGGGCGTGACCAGTTTGTTTATCGGATTTTAGCGGTAGATACCGCGAATACTATTTTTGCAGGTTCTGCCCCCAGTACTCCTCGTTCTACCCGTCTGGAAGTGCATCTGCCTGATAATGATCAAGATTATGACGTGATGGGTTATTCTCGCAGCGCGATTATCCATGATGCCTTCGATCATTTTGACCGCTACCAGGATTATTGGCGAATTAACGACGTCTAA
- a CDS encoding alpha/beta hydrolase yields MVKRKLFALLATVFALCLTLSACSVGVKSEVKVDPSASSKTNSLEGEDAAIPAGLESYYQQKISWAPCAENDLKDYQCGQVKVPLDYTDTKKEDIELALARSRATGKKLGSLLINPGGPGGSGVDLLGNSADMFSPEVFSGFDVVGFDPRGVSRSHPLECTTDAQKDESLAESLDLGTEAGRERSVADMKEFAQRCREKSGDLARYVDTVSAARDLDILRAVLGDKKLSYLGYSYGSFLGITYAQLFPKNVGRLVLDGILDGSYSFGQVSLAQAQGFEEAFGNFASWCAREGKNCPWDTKEAGLKRLKEFFKAADASPIPTKDSARPLNGALAFGAAIGMLYYETLYPSLLEGLQAAFKGDGAPLLKVSDLFNERGADGKFKDNSQDAFIAINGADYPVQGDKKEWDQRGKKILRDFPIMGSSMAYGEYALAAWPWPATAKREKVKIEGVQPILLVGNTGDPATPYAMAQSVHKQIPNSRLLTWKSYSHTAYGLGSDCVQETVDKYLLGGILPDSDVTCND; encoded by the coding sequence ATGGTTAAACGAAAGCTATTCGCGCTGCTAGCAACGGTCTTTGCGCTTTGCCTGACGCTATCTGCGTGTAGTGTCGGGGTTAAATCTGAGGTTAAAGTAGATCCTTCCGCTTCCTCAAAAACCAATTCTTTAGAAGGGGAGGACGCTGCCATTCCCGCGGGACTGGAAAGCTATTATCAGCAGAAAATTTCTTGGGCACCCTGCGCGGAAAATGACCTCAAAGATTATCAATGCGGGCAGGTAAAAGTTCCTTTAGATTACACCGACACTAAGAAGGAAGATATTGAGTTGGCGCTGGCACGCAGCCGAGCTACCGGGAAAAAATTGGGGAGCTTGCTGATTAACCCTGGCGGACCTGGTGGATCGGGCGTTGACCTGCTAGGAAACTCTGCTGATATGTTTTCTCCGGAGGTGTTTTCTGGCTTCGATGTAGTGGGCTTTGATCCCCGGGGAGTTTCTCGCTCGCATCCTTTGGAATGCACTACGGATGCCCAAAAGGATGAATCTTTAGCCGAGAGCCTGGATCTTGGTACTGAAGCTGGTCGGGAACGTTCGGTTGCGGATATGAAAGAGTTTGCTCAGCGGTGCCGGGAAAAAAGCGGGGACTTGGCACGGTATGTAGATACGGTTTCGGCGGCGCGAGATTTAGATATTTTGCGGGCGGTCCTTGGGGATAAGAAACTTTCCTACCTGGGATATTCCTATGGATCCTTCCTGGGAATAACCTATGCGCAGCTATTCCCGAAGAATGTGGGGCGCCTGGTGTTGGATGGGATTTTGGACGGATCCTATTCTTTTGGGCAGGTGTCTTTGGCACAGGCTCAAGGTTTTGAAGAGGCATTCGGCAACTTTGCTTCCTGGTGCGCGCGGGAAGGAAAGAACTGCCCTTGGGACACTAAAGAAGCTGGTCTAAAGCGTTTGAAAGAATTTTTTAAAGCCGCCGATGCCTCCCCAATCCCTACCAAAGATTCTGCCCGCCCCCTAAATGGTGCCTTAGCGTTTGGAGCGGCGATCGGGATGCTCTATTACGAAACTCTCTACCCCTCACTGCTAGAGGGACTACAAGCAGCGTTTAAGGGCGACGGCGCGCCCCTGTTAAAGGTTTCGGATTTATTTAATGAACGCGGGGCTGATGGGAAATTTAAAGATAATTCCCAGGACGCTTTCATAGCGATTAACGGCGCTGACTATCCGGTGCAAGGAGACAAAAAAGAGTGGGATCAACGCGGGAAGAAGATTTTGCGCGACTTCCCGATCATGGGTTCTTCGATGGCTTATGGAGAGTATGCATTGGCGGCGTGGCCGTGGCCAGCTACCGCGAAACGAGAAAAAGTAAAGATTGAGGGGGTACAGCCCATTTTGTTAGTGGGTAATACTGGGGATCCGGCGACTCCCTATGCGATGGCGCAATCCGTGCATAAGCAAATCCCTAACTCCCGGCTATTGACTTGGAAATCCTATTCCCATACCGCCTACGGTTTAGGATCTGACTGCGTGCAAGAAACCGTAGATAAATACCTGTTGGGCGGGATTCTTCCAGATAGTGACGTTACCTGTAATGATTAA